In Nitrososphaerota archaeon, a single genomic region encodes these proteins:
- a CDS encoding CBS domain-containing protein: protein MVLDLPTGNIARRELIKIDEDKSVFDAAKMIVENNRGSVLVTRGGESIGILTERDVMRKVVARSLDPKSVKVKEVMTSPPVTIDKDRPLREAVEVMNRKKIRRMLVTEKGKIIGVFTIRDVVKHMRTCTYCGKEIRSILESEKPEPYAECECGSRYHRNCVETVVNCLNCGRTLVTSVSYPEPSETFSG, encoded by the coding sequence ATGGTTCTTGACCTCCCGACAGGCAACATAGCCAGGCGCGAACTAATCAAGATCGACGAGGACAAGTCGGTCTTTGACGCAGCCAAGATGATAGTCGAGAACAACAGGGGTAGTGTTCTGGTCACCAGGGGAGGCGAGAGCATCGGGATACTGACTGAAAGGGACGTGATGAGAAAGGTGGTCGCCAGATCCCTGGACCCGAAGTCCGTCAAGGTGAAGGAAGTGATGACATCTCCTCCGGTGACAATCGACAAGGACAGGCCGCTCCGCGAAGCTGTAGAAGTAATGAACAGGAAGAAAATCAGGAGAATGCTCGTAACGGAGAAGGGCAAGATCATTGGCGTCTTCACCATCAGGGATGTCGTCAAACACATGAGGACTTGCACCTACTGCGGCAAGGAGATCAGGTCGATCCTGGAGAGTGAGAAGCCCGAGCCCTACGCCGAGTGCGAGTGTGGATCCAGGTATCACAGGAATTGCGTCGAGACTGTGGTGAATTGCCTGAACTGCGGAAGAACGTTAGTCACGAGCGTTTCATATCCAGAGCCGTCAGAGACGTTCAGCGGCTAA
- a CDS encoding transcriptional regulator, with protein sequence MANDKLIGGGILAGSIIGVIVYGLLIWYWTVLVLEISAFLAVFALLAILGWIGYTMATTPPPEPITDIPEMPTGPVPDSTEQKPT encoded by the coding sequence TTGGCCAACGACAAGCTAATCGGCGGAGGCATCCTCGCGGGAAGCATAATCGGAGTAATCGTCTACGGGCTCCTGATATGGTACTGGACTGTGCTCGTGCTCGAGATAAGCGCCTTCCTCGCGGTGTTCGCCCTGCTGGCCATCCTTGGCTGGATAGGGTACACCATGGCGACCACTCCTCCCCCCGAACCCATCACTGACATCCCAGAAATGCCCACCGGGCCGGTACCAGACTCCACAGAGCAGAAACCGACCTAG
- a CDS encoding polysaccharide pyruvyl transferase family protein, with translation MNQHRKRLHVVICGYYGKGNLGDEIILETMLRSMRAAFPETTFVVFSDNPRQTSQSFGVASVMKRGSWFDWLRRIRVLISADLFILGGGGILMDYGASAAVLLKGLEPLDVAQLLGVPTMTYGIGVGDVYTGKGQDALRTRLNETSVVCVRDRDSQVRLAELGVQKCVVTGDPGVTISDQFGIGYGQRALHVSSPQVSVFLRHWFVNKDETTDIRTWERFEDNLAEFLDILVETRAASVVFAPMRTVSSRDDDRVVAKEVVDRMTQKKAATILEGEPSTSKLMELVSQSDLVVGMRLHSVISAASVGTPTIAVSYASKVESFMQSIGAAEWVLRPDQCSVETLQGLSEKVFAGNYPRETLRVGLEKLKESERQNVAHAADLLLRAEGRRRRLSKAMAGLGIATGVKRRRTNQNGT, from the coding sequence ATGAATCAGCACCGCAAGAGACTGCACGTTGTCATCTGTGGATATTATGGAAAGGGCAACCTCGGGGACGAAATCATACTCGAAACCATGCTTCGCTCAATGCGAGCAGCTTTCCCGGAAACGACTTTCGTCGTCTTCTCGGACAATCCACGGCAAACGTCTCAGAGCTTCGGCGTGGCAAGCGTGATGAAAAGGGGGAGCTGGTTCGATTGGCTGAGGCGAATCCGAGTTCTCATTTCCGCGGACCTGTTCATATTGGGCGGTGGTGGGATCCTAATGGATTATGGCGCCTCAGCTGCGGTCTTGCTGAAAGGGCTTGAACCTCTGGACGTTGCACAGCTCCTTGGGGTCCCGACGATGACCTACGGAATAGGGGTGGGGGACGTGTATACCGGAAAGGGGCAGGATGCCCTCAGGACGAGGTTGAATGAAACAAGTGTCGTCTGCGTACGTGACAGGGACTCTCAAGTAAGACTCGCCGAACTCGGGGTCCAGAAGTGCGTTGTGACTGGCGATCCTGGAGTTACGATTTCCGACCAATTTGGGATTGGGTACGGACAGAGGGCCTTGCATGTTTCTTCGCCCCAAGTCAGTGTCTTCCTGCGGCATTGGTTCGTGAATAAGGACGAAACCACAGACATCCGAACTTGGGAGCGCTTCGAGGACAACCTCGCGGAGTTTCTCGACATCCTAGTTGAAACCCGTGCCGCATCAGTAGTCTTCGCGCCCATGCGGACCGTTTCGTCGAGGGACGACGATCGCGTTGTCGCAAAGGAGGTAGTTGATAGGATGACCCAAAAGAAGGCCGCTACCATCCTCGAAGGCGAACCATCCACTAGCAAGTTGATGGAGCTCGTAAGCCAGAGCGACCTGGTCGTGGGGATGCGACTTCATTCTGTCATCTCGGCAGCGTCAGTCGGAACTCCCACGATCGCGGTAAGCTATGCCTCGAAAGTCGAGAGCTTCATGCAGTCGATTGGGGCGGCCGAGTGGGTACTCAGACCCGACCAGTGCTCCGTGGAAACGCTCCAAGGTCTATCAGAGAAGGTTTTCGCCGGGAACTATCCTAGGGAGACTTTACGGGTTGGCTTGGAGAAATTGAAGGAGTCAGAGAGACAGAATGTGGCTCATGCAGCCGACCTTTTGCTTCGAGCGGAAGGCCGACGGAGGAGGTTGTCAAAAGCAATGGCAGGGCTGGGGATTGCGACCGGCGTGAAGAGGAGAAGGACGAATCAGAATGGAACCTGA
- a CDS encoding TrkA family potassium uptake protein — MPTLVTGGGVIGSRLAVYLSQIGEDVTVVEEDRKKCEWISKNSDAKVYNGSALDPDLLMQAGIDKADTLIVAMGNDQLTRKVVDLAKKQFGIPKVFAITRESEHSDQIRSSGANRVICAQDEVLDEAKRALNSGADRMIYHDVQRGCLISRATLRATSSAIGKPISKFQNKSARISGLIRDGNLMFPFEDTTLEMGDELFIIGMQDDVEEVVRVLSEES; from the coding sequence TTGCCAACGCTAGTTACCGGTGGAGGCGTGATAGGGTCTAGGCTCGCTGTCTATCTCTCTCAAATTGGGGAGGATGTGACCGTAGTCGAGGAAGATAGAAAGAAATGCGAGTGGATTTCGAAGAACTCCGACGCAAAGGTGTACAATGGCAGCGCGCTGGACCCCGACCTCCTCATGCAGGCGGGCATCGACAAGGCTGACACCCTGATCGTCGCTATGGGGAACGACCAGCTCACCAGAAAGGTTGTGGATCTTGCAAAGAAACAGTTTGGAATCCCCAAAGTCTTCGCCATAACAAGAGAATCTGAGCATTCTGACCAAATACGCTCCAGCGGAGCCAACAGGGTGATATGTGCCCAAGATGAAGTTCTGGATGAGGCCAAGAGAGCGTTGAACTCGGGCGCCGATCGAATGATCTATCACGACGTGCAGAGAGGCTGTCTCATTTCAAGGGCAACCCTTCGGGCGACTTCGAGCGCGATTGGGAAGCCGATTTCAAAGTTCCAAAACAAGTCTGCAAGGATCTCGGGATTGATACGTGATGGAAACCTCATGTTTCCGTTCGAAGACACGACCCTCGAAATGGGCGACGAGCTGTTCATCATCGGAATGCAGGACGACGTTGAAGAGGTTGTGAGGGTGCTAAGTGAGGAGAGCTGA
- a CDS encoding exosortase/archaeosortase family protein, whose product MSVHAFIGSQPLSYEATTIKLTRAHAFVLSIAATFLLPLAIPGVGLDYEFFIITVLVLLAWFIFRWDRIKEISRRSGKAEVFLGSTLIVADYAFNALRQSSVGIVDLLVIFVGAIIASYGIRSLKFFWVPATYGIILLLGYQIESLTPNYVVLQSWLAGVMASILNAVGVGSTATGHVVSMTAPDGTRLLLDVSGPCTGLQGILAFGMLSTLALLDLKPKMSRTIPIFAIGFAGAFLVNIVRLLAMFLTYEYLGVDAGAFVHIYIGYFVFIVWVVAFWAIAYRYLGPVTSPTAQPASMPSLLDSGNPV is encoded by the coding sequence TTGTCCGTCCACGCTTTTATAGGAAGTCAGCCCCTTTCATACGAAGCTACCACGATCAAGCTTACACGAGCTCACGCATTCGTCCTGAGCATAGCCGCCACTTTCCTGCTGCCGCTGGCGATTCCGGGCGTGGGCCTGGATTACGAGTTCTTCATCATAACCGTGTTAGTCCTGCTCGCCTGGTTCATTTTCAGGTGGGACAGGATTAAGGAGATTTCCCGGCGGTCTGGGAAGGCTGAAGTCTTCTTGGGTTCTACCCTGATTGTTGCGGACTACGCTTTCAACGCGCTTAGGCAGTCGAGCGTAGGAATCGTCGACCTTCTCGTAATCTTTGTCGGGGCTATTATCGCCTCATACGGGATCAGGTCTCTGAAGTTCTTCTGGGTCCCGGCCACCTATGGGATAATCCTCTTGCTCGGCTATCAGATCGAAAGCCTCACTCCGAACTACGTCGTTCTGCAGAGCTGGTTGGCCGGGGTCATGGCGTCGATCCTTAACGCAGTGGGTGTCGGCTCCACGGCCACGGGTCACGTTGTCTCTATGACCGCGCCCGATGGCACGCGATTGTTGCTAGACGTATCGGGGCCATGTACCGGGTTGCAAGGGATCCTCGCCTTCGGCATGCTCTCCACGCTGGCTCTGCTAGACCTAAAGCCTAAGATGTCTCGGACAATCCCGATTTTCGCCATCGGTTTTGCGGGAGCTTTTCTGGTCAATATCGTCAGGCTCCTTGCGATGTTCTTGACCTACGAGTATTTGGGCGTCGACGCAGGGGCCTTCGTGCACATTTACATTGGGTACTTCGTGTTCATTGTGTGGGTCGTGGCTTTCTGGGCGATCGCTTACAGGTACCTGGGTCCCGTTACGAGTCCTACAGCACAGCCCGCCTCTATGCCAAGTCTACTAGACTCAGGCAACCCGGTCTGA
- a CDS encoding mechanosensitive ion channel family protein, with amino-acid sequence MSSTISTSSVTDIVVRIIISAVILATTYLITFGFGRLVVQAIGRRSRSSAYEIGRVGSTVIWIIGILSILPVLGASEIVVAVVILLVGAFLILATRDFSNNWFAGQMIKAIGPFKIGDWIRTTDGSYGRVAKIEGLYTLLVTPQNEIVVIPNSKLTSDLLLDRTTSGSLKVPVELELDRGVEFGQFTLAVSRIMEDLGQNFTDSAPKGNGPEIYLVSTTPDSIKVRIFLRIDNAAKEEEVASEFRKRFSVSGLERRKANVPG; translated from the coding sequence ATGTCGTCAACGATATCGACCTCCTCCGTCACAGACATCGTCGTAAGGATAATCATATCTGCGGTCATCCTGGCAACCACGTACCTGATCACCTTCGGGTTTGGCAGGCTTGTCGTGCAGGCTATCGGAAGGCGAAGCAGGAGCTCTGCCTATGAGATTGGGAGGGTGGGATCCACGGTGATTTGGATCATTGGGATACTTTCGATACTACCTGTCCTTGGCGCTTCGGAAATCGTCGTTGCCGTGGTCATCTTGCTCGTCGGCGCCTTTCTGATCTTGGCCACGAGGGACTTTTCGAACAACTGGTTTGCCGGCCAGATGATCAAGGCGATCGGACCATTCAAGATCGGAGACTGGATTCGGACGACCGATGGCTCCTACGGACGAGTAGCAAAGATAGAGGGGCTCTACACGCTGCTCGTGACGCCCCAGAACGAGATAGTTGTCATCCCGAACAGCAAGTTGACCTCTGACTTGCTCTTGGACAGGACCACGAGTGGGAGTCTGAAGGTGCCCGTCGAACTGGAACTTGATCGCGGCGTGGAGTTTGGGCAATTCACCCTGGCTGTCTCAAGGATCATGGAAGATCTAGGGCAGAACTTCACCGATTCTGCGCCGAAGGGTAACGGACCGGAGATATACTTGGTGTCGACAACGCCCGATTCTATCAAGGTGAGAATCTTTCTCAGAATAGACAACGCCGCGAAAGAGGAAGAAGTAGCATCGGAATTCAGAAAGCGCTTCAGCGTATCGGGACTAGAACGACGAAAGGCAAACGTCCCTGGCTAG
- a CDS encoding APC family permease: MQRKRGQSLRRDIGILGNFAFAYGDVAEGVYFTLGLVLLYAGAAATYAYVFATIAYVLTAICYAELSSSYHQAGGAFIFAKKAFGRRVAFLAAWALLLDYLVTTAISAVAAVGYVGYFFPVLNTVAGIVTVSVILGLLAINILGIGESARFSYFLVMFDLVGEAVVLAIGFVLSYHPALNAPPVLGSTPTYPNLLYAVTIAMSSYLGIEVVSQSSGETKHAGKNIPRAIFLISIAVVAATLAYSTLALGVVPYQAFQNNPAAINYPVSFIASRLPFGWVLGGLTAILGISVLIVAANAGIVGVSRITYAMSDEGVIPKVFSRLHKRYKTPFVSIVVFSSIAIAIVVAFSAELDILAEMYNFGALIAYMIVGLSLISLRNKEKNLVRPFKAPWSIRIKRKTQSGGQREYEVPILAAACFAADLTIWLLVVVLHPIGREVGTVWIILGLLIYYLYSRIHRVETTPLP, encoded by the coding sequence ATGCAACGTAAACGAGGACAGAGTCTTCGAAGGGACATCGGTATCCTCGGAAACTTCGCTTTCGCCTACGGCGATGTCGCCGAGGGGGTCTACTTCACCCTCGGCCTCGTGTTGCTGTACGCTGGCGCGGCTGCGACATATGCGTACGTCTTCGCCACCATTGCGTACGTCCTCACCGCCATTTGCTACGCTGAGTTATCAAGTTCCTACCACCAGGCTGGGGGAGCCTTCATCTTCGCGAAGAAGGCCTTTGGCCGTAGGGTCGCATTCCTAGCTGCCTGGGCGCTGCTGTTGGATTATCTAGTGACGACTGCAATCTCCGCAGTTGCCGCAGTCGGATATGTGGGGTACTTCTTCCCAGTGCTAAACACCGTAGCGGGCATTGTAACCGTCTCAGTCATCCTTGGACTGTTGGCAATCAACATCTTGGGGATTGGGGAGTCTGCGAGATTCTCGTATTTCCTGGTCATGTTCGACCTTGTCGGAGAGGCAGTGGTGCTGGCGATTGGTTTCGTCCTTTCCTATCACCCGGCATTGAATGCTCCGCCGGTTCTTGGGAGCACCCCTACCTATCCGAATCTTCTCTATGCAGTAACCATCGCCATGTCCTCCTACCTTGGGATTGAAGTCGTCTCTCAGAGTAGCGGAGAGACCAAGCATGCCGGAAAGAACATCCCACGGGCGATTTTTCTCATCAGCATCGCGGTGGTCGCAGCAACATTAGCCTATTCGACACTGGCGTTGGGCGTCGTCCCATATCAGGCCTTTCAGAACAATCCGGCCGCTATCAACTATCCCGTTTCGTTCATCGCGTCTAGGCTTCCGTTCGGATGGGTTCTTGGCGGGCTTACAGCTATCCTCGGAATCTCGGTTCTGATTGTTGCTGCCAACGCAGGAATTGTGGGAGTCTCTCGGATCACCTATGCCATGAGTGATGAGGGAGTCATCCCAAAGGTTTTCAGCCGTCTGCATAAGAGGTACAAGACCCCCTTCGTCTCAATTGTTGTCTTCTCATCGATTGCAATCGCTATCGTCGTCGCCTTTTCCGCCGAGCTTGACATTCTTGCGGAAATGTACAACTTTGGAGCGTTAATCGCCTACATGATAGTGGGTCTAAGCCTTATCTCGCTGCGAAACAAAGAGAAAAACCTCGTTCGCCCCTTCAAGGCCCCTTGGAGCATCAGAATCAAGAGGAAGACCCAAAGTGGCGGGCAAAGAGAGTATGAGGTCCCGATCCTCGCCGCAGCATGCTTTGCAGCAGATCTCACCATCTGGCTGTTGGTGGTTGTCCTTCATCCGATCGGAAGAGAAGTGGGAACAGTCTGGATAATCTTGGGGTTGCTAATCTACTATCTCTATTCCAGGATCCACAGGGTGGAGACGACCCCGCTCCCATGA
- a CDS encoding cation:proton antiporter, whose product MIQDLALIMVVASVMALASFKLKQPMVLGYIIAGMILGPYTPPGSLLLDPDAVNVFAQIGIILLLFVVGLEFPMNRLRVIGRKATLIASTKALGTFAVGYLVAYALGFSPFDRLFVALSISVTSTVVALKVMEGLGMVKEEAASLIVAISIIEDIVVISALALLQSIASTGTLSVLQLATSTGLVTLFIGGTVLLGSRTIPKFMNFVARSNNEELLLIAMLGVAFGLAVVGSKLGISVATGAFLAGVVVAESKAVDPARVISRPLRDMFSAIFFVSMGALMNVFLIPLFIIPALIFVLASVTMKFVLSVSAATVQGYQRSLSLKAGVGLSGTGGEMSLVVAKGGADVAATSAFVLPMIGVITLITTFLSPYIMRVGWKLVDQRWAEPQRTPPQAATP is encoded by the coding sequence GTGATACAGGACCTGGCCCTAATCATGGTCGTCGCATCTGTCATGGCTCTCGCATCCTTCAAACTCAAGCAGCCCATGGTACTAGGCTACATTATCGCGGGGATGATTCTTGGACCCTACACCCCTCCCGGGAGCCTCCTCTTGGATCCGGACGCGGTCAACGTCTTTGCCCAGATTGGAATCATTCTGCTCCTGTTCGTTGTCGGCCTCGAATTCCCCATGAACAGGCTGAGGGTGATTGGAAGGAAGGCAACCCTGATTGCGTCCACAAAAGCCCTGGGTACTTTCGCCGTGGGCTATCTCGTCGCCTACGCCCTGGGGTTCTCCCCTTTTGACAGACTCTTCGTCGCTTTATCCATCTCTGTCACGAGCACTGTGGTTGCACTCAAGGTCATGGAGGGACTCGGCATGGTCAAAGAAGAGGCGGCTTCTCTGATTGTAGCCATCTCTATAATCGAGGACATCGTAGTGATTTCAGCGTTGGCACTCCTTCAATCAATAGCGTCGACGGGAACCCTTTCGGTCCTACAATTGGCCACCTCGACAGGCTTGGTTACATTGTTCATCGGAGGGACAGTGTTACTCGGTTCTCGGACCATCCCCAAGTTCATGAACTTCGTTGCCAGGTCGAACAACGAGGAGCTGTTGCTGATTGCGATGCTTGGCGTTGCGTTCGGCCTCGCCGTCGTCGGAAGCAAGCTCGGGATATCCGTGGCGACAGGTGCGTTCCTTGCGGGGGTGGTCGTTGCGGAGTCGAAGGCGGTCGACCCTGCAAGGGTTATCTCGAGGCCCTTACGAGATATGTTCTCTGCCATCTTCTTCGTATCTATGGGCGCGCTGATGAACGTCTTTCTGATTCCGCTTTTCATCATTCCGGCGCTGATCTTCGTGTTAGCTTCAGTTACCATGAAATTCGTTCTCAGCGTGTCCGCTGCAACGGTCCAGGGATACCAGCGGTCACTATCGCTCAAGGCAGGCGTCGGATTGTCTGGAACCGGGGGCGAGATGTCTCTGGTGGTGGCGAAAGGGGGTGCAGATGTTGCCGCCACTAGCGCGTTCGTCCTCCCGATGATCGGCGTCATCACGCTCATCACAACCTTTCTCTCACCTTACATCATGAGAGTAGGCTGGAAGCTAGTCGACCAACGCTGGGCGGAGCCTCAGAGAACCCCGCCCCAGGCAGCCACGCCTTAG
- a CDS encoding rhomboid family intramembrane serine protease: MVSKQGRNLALGIVGGLVVGLVSSLVSFGGVPLTYLFLQDNSLVYRGWYWQLFTSLLVVLPNSLGVVDVLFNALAVVWLDGLLSDALAPAEYYAVFVTSGLAGNLFSLLNGPREISFGASGGIFGLLAGAVALDYAVQRRVNYSLLSWFLLVFVFSSFGLSYVDWLAHLGGALFGLSAGYVLGSKRTARLL, encoded by the coding sequence GTGGTCTCAAAGCAGGGCAGGAACCTTGCGCTGGGAATCGTCGGAGGCCTCGTCGTCGGGCTGGTCTCCTCGCTTGTGAGCTTCGGGGGGGTCCCACTGACCTACCTCTTCCTCCAGGATAACTCCCTCGTCTATCGCGGCTGGTACTGGCAGCTGTTCACCTCCCTTCTGGTCGTCCTTCCAAACTCGCTCGGAGTCGTAGACGTCTTGTTCAACGCCCTGGCCGTGGTCTGGCTCGACGGGCTTCTGTCTGACGCGTTAGCGCCGGCCGAATACTATGCCGTGTTCGTCACCTCGGGGCTGGCGGGGAACCTGTTCAGCCTCCTCAACGGCCCCAGGGAGATAAGCTTCGGCGCCTCTGGAGGGATCTTCGGGTTGCTCGCAGGTGCGGTGGCGCTAGACTACGCAGTCCAGCGTCGGGTCAACTACAGCCTGCTGAGCTGGTTCCTCCTGGTGTTCGTCTTCAGCAGCTTCGGGCTTTCCTACGTCGACTGGCTCGCCCATCTTGGCGGGGCGCTATTCGGCCTCTCGGCTGGGTACGTGCTCGGGAGCAAGCGGACTGCCCGGTTACTGTAA
- a CDS encoding heavy metal-binding domain-containing protein: MKSPTVPEPFTPPPDIFLVTTPFVSGYHVTRVVGATFGLIVRSRGLGQNIWAFFRAWGGGEIKVYTELLEQVRHQALQRLADHANSLGANAVVSIGFDTSEMGGAMTEVLAYGTAVVVEKDAQPAQPVALH, from the coding sequence TTGAAATCCCCCACCGTGCCGGAGCCGTTCACGCCCCCGCCTGACATATTCCTCGTGACGACGCCGTTCGTATCAGGGTATCACGTGACTCGTGTCGTTGGTGCGACATTTGGGTTAATCGTAAGGTCCAGGGGACTGGGGCAGAACATATGGGCCTTCTTCCGGGCCTGGGGTGGCGGGGAAATCAAGGTGTATACGGAGCTCCTCGAGCAAGTACGTCATCAAGCCCTCCAACGCCTCGCCGATCATGCAAATAGCCTAGGAGCAAACGCAGTCGTCTCCATTGGTTTTGACACATCAGAGATGGGCGGAGCGATGACGGAGGTTCTCGCCTACGGGACCGCGGTGGTTGTGGAGAAAGACGCCCAACCTGCACAGCCCGTTGCCCTTCACTGA
- a CDS encoding nucleotide sugar dehydrogenase: MKASVVALEPESGKVASLLRQGKVRIAVLGLGRIGLPTAAVFAAAGAKVVGVDVSADVVRNTNAGRCKFSDEPGLPELVKKVVRNRKLRATVEPGEAITNADFILVCVPTPVDETKTPDYSAVKSASHTIGKFLRKGSTVVIESTIGPGVAEEMVRPILEGESGLKAEEDFGLASCPERSDPGNILANMKSLPRIIGGMSLKTTDSVISFYEGALGVKAIRVADPKTANAVKLTENLFRDVNIALANEFALLFEKIGIDAIEVIDACASKYNFMPHYPGAGVGGPCLPSNSYYLISEGVRAGNIPYLIRMAREINDRMPDHVVELVGEALNEVGKTIRGSKVAILGVAYKPDIKDTQLTPIERVASRLGEMGAAVSIYDPMFKGEKVFGIKVNANLKGAVRGADCVVIGTAHSEFKGLDLGVLASLANVRAALVDARNLVSPKQAVRNGFAYRGVGRRSS, from the coding sequence ATGAAGGCCTCAGTTGTCGCGTTGGAACCTGAATCTGGCAAGGTGGCCAGCCTCCTTCGCCAGGGAAAAGTCAGGATCGCAGTTCTAGGCCTGGGGCGGATTGGCCTCCCTACGGCCGCAGTCTTCGCGGCAGCTGGCGCGAAAGTCGTGGGGGTCGACGTCAGCGCCGACGTCGTCCGGAACACGAACGCCGGCCGCTGCAAGTTCTCCGATGAGCCGGGCCTGCCGGAATTGGTCAAGAAGGTCGTAAGGAACAGGAAGCTGCGAGCCACGGTTGAACCCGGTGAGGCGATAACCAATGCCGATTTCATCCTGGTCTGCGTGCCCACGCCGGTCGACGAGACCAAGACCCCGGACTACTCGGCCGTCAAGTCGGCCTCGCACACGATAGGCAAGTTCCTGAGGAAGGGGAGCACCGTGGTCATCGAGAGCACGATTGGCCCGGGCGTAGCTGAAGAGATGGTGCGACCAATCCTGGAGGGGGAGTCTGGCCTGAAGGCAGAGGAGGACTTCGGACTTGCAAGCTGCCCGGAGCGCTCTGACCCGGGGAACATACTCGCTAACATGAAGTCGCTGCCCAGGATCATTGGTGGGATGAGCTTGAAGACCACCGACTCGGTCATCTCCTTTTACGAGGGGGCCCTGGGGGTCAAGGCGATCAGGGTCGCGGACCCGAAGACTGCAAACGCGGTCAAACTCACTGAAAACCTGTTCCGTGACGTCAACATCGCTCTCGCCAACGAATTCGCGCTATTGTTCGAGAAGATCGGGATTGATGCCATCGAAGTCATAGACGCCTGCGCTTCAAAGTACAATTTCATGCCTCACTACCCCGGGGCCGGGGTGGGGGGCCCCTGCTTGCCTTCGAATTCCTACTACTTGATTTCAGAAGGCGTCAGGGCGGGCAACATCCCATATCTCATTCGGATGGCCCGAGAAATCAACGACAGGATGCCCGACCACGTGGTGGAGCTGGTGGGCGAGGCCCTGAACGAAGTGGGGAAGACGATCAGGGGCTCGAAGGTGGCGATCCTCGGAGTGGCCTACAAGCCCGACATAAAGGACACCCAGCTGACACCCATTGAGAGGGTAGCCTCGCGCCTGGGCGAAATGGGCGCGGCGGTTTCAATATACGACCCCATGTTCAAGGGGGAGAAGGTCTTCGGCATCAAAGTGAATGCAAATCTGAAAGGCGCAGTTCGAGGAGCAGACTGCGTAGTAATCGGGACCGCGCATTCAGAGTTCAAGGGACTGGATCTGGGGGTCCTTGCTTCCTTGGCCAATGTGAGAGCGGCCCTGGTGGACGCGAGAAACCTAGTTTCGCCCAAGCAGGCGGTTAGGAACGGGTTTGCGTACAGAGGAGTCGGAAGAAGGTCGTCCTAG